One window of uncultured Methanoregula sp. genomic DNA carries:
- a CDS encoding response regulator, with product MNDGTIFVVEDEGLIALHLMELLSNEGFTVPVPVATGEDLLENLAALTPPDLILMDIGLAGNIDGIETARRVRKQYDIPVIFLTAFSDKNRIKEAQEISPYGYLMKPVMSRDLLIAVRNALSSR from the coding sequence ATGAACGACGGTACCATTTTTGTAGTTGAAGACGAAGGATTGATTGCCCTCCATCTCATGGAGCTGTTGTCAAATGAAGGGTTTACTGTCCCCGTTCCGGTTGCAACCGGCGAAGACCTTCTCGAAAATCTCGCTGCATTGACCCCCCCCGATCTCATCCTCATGGACATCGGTCTTGCCGGAAATATTGACGGGATTGAGACTGCACGCCGGGTGCGGAAACAGTATGACATCCCGGTTATTTTCCTGACTGCCTTTTCAGATAAGAACCGGATAAAGGAGGCGCAGGAGATTTCCCCCTATGGGTACCTTATGAAACCGGTCATGAGCCGCGATCTCCTCATTGCTGTCCGGAACGCTCTTTCCTCTCGGTAA
- a CDS encoding Hsp20/alpha crystallin family protein — MARIYYRSVFDELNDMREYMDTLFRQMAEPPGTALLPATGEPAKMLPAATSNLRVDVSEQDDEVIVTADMIAGVTKKDITIDLINPQALEIACERREETKEENEGYYLQERTFGSMTRIVPLPKPVMEGGAKASLKNGILEIHLKKVTREPVTKIIIE, encoded by the coding sequence ATGGCAAGAATCTATTACCGATCCGTCTTTGACGAACTCAACGATATGCGGGAATATATGGACACCCTGTTCCGGCAGATGGCCGAACCGCCGGGAACAGCGCTGCTCCCGGCGACCGGGGAACCGGCCAAGATGCTGCCGGCTGCGACGAGCAACCTACGGGTCGATGTGAGCGAGCAGGATGATGAAGTAATTGTAACTGCGGATATGATCGCCGGGGTTACGAAAAAAGATATCACGATCGACCTTATCAATCCGCAGGCCCTGGAAATTGCCTGCGAGCGCAGGGAGGAGACGAAAGAGGAGAACGAAGGTTACTACCTGCAGGAGCGAACGTTCGGGTCGATGACCCGTATAGTCCCGCTCCCGAAACCAGTTATGGAAGGCGGAGCAAAGGCATCCCTGAAGAACGGAATCCTTGAAATCCACCTCAAAAAAGTGACCCGGGAACCCGTTACGAAGATCATCATCGAGTGA
- a CDS encoding ATP cone domain-containing protein → MTMVIKRDGRKETFIPEKIVVSAIKTGASPDIARAIASDIGTGVKDGISTLDIRKKVLFQLKAKNPEWERNWIVFDIAVKKRPA, encoded by the coding sequence ATGACTATGGTGATAAAGCGGGATGGCCGCAAGGAAACGTTCATTCCAGAAAAGATTGTTGTCAGCGCCATCAAGACCGGAGCGTCCCCGGATATTGCACGGGCGATCGCCAGTGATATCGGGACCGGAGTAAAGGACGGAATCAGTACCCTGGATATCAGGAAAAAAGTCCTGTTCCAGCTCAAAGCGAAAAATCCTGAGTGGGAACGGAACTGGATTGTATTTGATATTGCGGTAAAGAAGAGGCCGGCGTGA
- a CDS encoding superoxide dismutase produces MESGKLYTLPKLPYEYNALVPYISEEQLKLHHQKHHQAYVNGANAIYEKLDKARKENSDLDTKAILKELSFHLGGFKLHNLFWENLAPAGKGGGGLPKGELLKEINAEFSKFDRFKKEFTQAAVSAEGSGWAALTFCRKTGRLLVMQIEKHNVNVYPDFHILMVLDVWEHAYYLDYKNDRAKFVETFWNIVNWDAVANRFEKLMKS; encoded by the coding sequence ATGGAATCCGGTAAACTGTATACACTCCCGAAACTGCCCTACGAATACAATGCGCTGGTGCCGTACATCTCGGAGGAGCAGCTCAAGCTTCACCACCAGAAACACCACCAGGCCTATGTCAACGGGGCAAATGCCATTTATGAGAAGCTGGACAAAGCCCGCAAGGAGAATTCCGACCTGGATACCAAGGCGATCTTAAAAGAGCTCTCGTTCCATCTTGGCGGGTTCAAGCTCCACAACCTGTTCTGGGAGAACCTGGCTCCGGCCGGCAAGGGTGGCGGCGGCCTGCCGAAGGGAGAGCTGCTCAAAGAGATCAATGCCGAATTCAGCAAGTTCGACCGGTTCAAAAAAGAGTTCACGCAGGCCGCGGTCAGCGCCGAAGGGTCCGGGTGGGCTGCACTGACCTTCTGCAGGAAGACCGGTCGCCTGCTTGTCATGCAGATCGAGAAGCACAATGTCAACGTGTACCCGGATTTCCATATCCTCATGGTTCTCGACGTGTGGGAGCACGCGTATTATCTCGATTACAAGAACGACCGGGCAAAGTTTGTGGAAACCTTCTGGAATATCGTGAACTGGGATGCAGTCGCGAACCGGTTTGAGAAACTGATGAAGTCCTAA
- a CDS encoding Rubrerythrin: MPEFVNPFSGKTPDRLLTKEELIRAIRLDLSAEHEAVHTYMAHADATDDPLAKAVLIDIANEERVHVGEFARLLSILTGDEDEFLKKGYLEVDTMAAKTPMNKAPEKEEGAATIGSLRSA; this comes from the coding sequence ATGCCAGAATTTGTCAATCCATTCAGCGGGAAAACTCCTGATCGTCTCCTGACCAAGGAAGAACTCATACGGGCGATCCGCCTGGACCTCTCTGCAGAGCACGAGGCGGTCCATACCTACATGGCCCACGCCGATGCAACCGATGACCCGCTTGCAAAAGCGGTCCTTATCGATATCGCAAACGAAGAACGGGTCCATGTCGGGGAGTTCGCACGCCTCCTGTCCATCCTGACCGGTGACGAAGACGAGTTCCTGAAAAAAGGATACCTGGAGGTCGACACCATGGCAGCGAAGACCCCCATGAACAAGGCACCTGAAAAAGAGGAGGGTGCTGCAACAATCGGATCCCTGAGGTCCGCGTAG
- a CDS encoding family 1 encapsulin nanocompartment shell protein: MENNYLGRSEAPISAELWKLLDGVMVGAAKSQLAGRRIVDIEGPFGYGLKVIPLSDADLGKGVTGSSFVPLNQISSSFSLGKRDLAAYERDPVTLDTGAVASAAIDCARNEDNAIFNGIHGNPGLLTAEGSGVQTLTKWDKIGTAADQVIAAATQLDDAGFHGPYSMALAPSLYNLLLRRYPQGDGTELDHIRTIVTEGVVKAPAIKKGGVLLASGRQYCSLVIGQDMSLGYNGPSGDNLEFFIAETLSLLIRVPEAICVLK; this comes from the coding sequence ATGGAAAATAATTATTTGGGACGCAGCGAGGCGCCGATCAGCGCTGAGCTGTGGAAACTGCTTGACGGTGTCATGGTCGGGGCGGCAAAAAGCCAGCTCGCTGGCCGGCGCATCGTGGATATCGAAGGGCCGTTCGGCTACGGGCTCAAAGTCATCCCGCTCAGTGATGCCGATCTCGGAAAAGGGGTAACCGGCAGCAGCTTTGTCCCCCTCAACCAGATCAGTTCCTCGTTCAGCCTTGGCAAGCGGGATCTCGCCGCGTACGAGCGGGATCCGGTTACGCTTGATACCGGCGCCGTAGCTTCAGCTGCCATCGACTGCGCCAGGAACGAGGATAATGCCATCTTTAACGGTATTCATGGAAATCCCGGGCTTTTAACCGCAGAAGGATCCGGTGTCCAGACTCTCACGAAATGGGATAAGATTGGTACCGCAGCGGACCAGGTCATCGCAGCAGCTACCCAACTCGATGATGCAGGATTCCACGGGCCCTACAGCATGGCCCTCGCCCCAAGTCTGTACAACCTGCTCCTCCGCCGGTATCCCCAGGGTGACGGGACGGAGCTCGACCATATCCGGACGATCGTGACCGAAGGTGTGGTCAAGGCCCCGGCAATCAAGAAAGGCGGGGTACTCCTCGCATCCGGGCGCCAGTACTGCTCCCTTGTCATCGGACAGGATATGAGCCTCGGATATAATGGCCCTTCGGGAGACAACCTGGAGTTCTTCATAGCAGAAACTTTGTCGCTCCTCATCCGGGTACCGGAGGCAATCTGCGTCCTGAAATGA
- a CDS encoding helix-turn-helix domain-containing protein, with translation MATISLPPSSKRVLKILESGEAMTHKDLVQKTRLAPRTVRYALRKLKEQKLIIELFNFRDARQIIYLNRSTWSPKPAFVFT, from the coding sequence GTGGCGACAATTTCCCTGCCTCCGTCGTCGAAGCGGGTGCTGAAGATCCTGGAAAGCGGAGAGGCAATGACCCACAAGGACCTTGTACAAAAGACCCGGCTTGCACCCAGAACGGTGCGGTATGCCCTGAGGAAACTCAAGGAACAGAAGCTCATCATCGAGCTCTTTAATTTCCGCGATGCCCGGCAGATCATCTACCTGAACCGTTCGACCTGGTCCCCGAAACCGGCATTTGTCTTTACCTGA
- a CDS encoding YbhB/YbcL family Raf kinase inhibitor-like protein has translation MENLVISIDFDKGTFPRQYTCDGENISPAIRIDRIASEYLAIIVDDILGPDKSFNHWLIWNIAARDTIPENIPRDPVLTRPFEAIQGKNTFGKTGYSGPCPPKGEVHTYYFNVYGLDAKLDIPPGSTREVLEKAMKGHMVQYGGQAIATYQR, from the coding sequence ATGGAAAATCTGGTTATCAGTATTGATTTTGACAAGGGGACGTTTCCCCGGCAGTATACCTGCGACGGGGAAAACATCTCCCCTGCAATCCGTATAGACCGGATTGCATCGGAATATCTTGCCATTATTGTGGACGATATTCTCGGCCCCGACAAGTCGTTCAACCATTGGCTGATCTGGAACATTGCCGCACGGGATACCATACCTGAAAACATTCCCAGGGATCCCGTACTCACCAGACCGTTCGAGGCGATCCAGGGTAAAAACACCTTCGGGAAGACCGGTTACAGCGGCCCGTGTCCCCCCAAGGGAGAAGTGCATACCTATTATTTCAATGTCTATGGGCTCGATGCAAAGCTGGATATCCCCCCGGGCTCAACCCGGGAAGTCCTGGAAAAGGCCATGAAAGGACATATGGTGCAGTACGGCGGTCAGGCAATAGCCACGTACCAGAGGTAA
- the merA gene encoding mercury(II) reductase, with translation MDRYDLVIIGSGAAGASAAAAAVHFGASRVAIVEGGTMWGTCVNVGCIPSKFLLTLAGMQYYRNYHHAGLAIDSRFDLPAALAEKQTLIDRLKRAKYDTLVKKLGIELVQGTAEFRSPNELQVGDRVLGAEKIIIATGSSPSVPPVEGIREVPFMTSAGALSPDHIPESLIIIGGRALGLEFAQIYAHLGTQVTVLQRSSRIIPEEEPEISDLMEGYLASERMRIRTGVDIRKVKRAGDGITVNAIIDGKETDFFAEQLLLATGRTPNTSSLRLARAGVKTAKSGAIIVDKTLKTSAPHIWAAGDVTGEPMLETSARAGGEIAAMNAFSGKVRAFDRSALPHGIYTTPQVAGVGMTEEKAIQAGLLVETRCISMDQLAKTAIAGDTRGTVKIIAERGTGRILGVHICAPLATEMIPAGVLAVKYRLSVTDVADTLFVFPTETEALLRCARAFRGRDAGCGGIR, from the coding sequence ATGGATCGCTACGACCTGGTAATCATCGGGAGCGGGGCTGCAGGGGCTTCGGCGGCAGCAGCGGCAGTCCACTTCGGGGCATCCCGGGTGGCAATCGTGGAAGGGGGGACCATGTGGGGTACCTGCGTGAATGTCGGCTGCATCCCGAGCAAGTTCCTCCTCACGCTTGCCGGCATGCAGTATTACCGGAATTACCACCATGCCGGTCTTGCCATTGACAGCCGGTTTGATCTTCCTGCAGCGCTTGCCGAAAAACAGACCCTCATTGACCGGCTGAAGAGGGCGAAGTATGATACCCTGGTAAAAAAACTCGGGATCGAACTGGTGCAGGGAACCGCGGAATTCAGGTCCCCGAATGAACTCCAGGTCGGCGACCGGGTTCTTGGTGCGGAAAAAATCATCATAGCAACGGGTTCGTCGCCTTCGGTCCCGCCCGTAGAGGGGATCCGGGAAGTCCCGTTCATGACCAGTGCCGGGGCACTCAGTCCCGATCATATCCCCGAATCGCTCATTATTATCGGGGGAAGGGCGCTGGGGCTGGAGTTCGCCCAGATCTATGCCCATCTCGGCACCCAGGTCACCGTCCTCCAGAGGAGCTCCCGGATAATTCCCGAAGAAGAGCCGGAGATCTCCGATCTCATGGAGGGGTATCTTGCCAGTGAAAGGATGCGCATCAGGACGGGCGTCGATATCAGGAAAGTAAAACGGGCCGGTGATGGCATAACCGTAAATGCAATAATTGATGGAAAGGAGACAGACTTTTTCGCTGAACAACTCCTGCTGGCAACCGGGCGCACGCCCAACACCTCTTCACTGCGACTCGCAAGGGCCGGCGTGAAGACTGCAAAAAGCGGCGCCATCATTGTCGACAAAACCCTGAAAACATCGGCTCCCCATATCTGGGCGGCCGGTGATGTCACCGGTGAGCCGATGCTGGAAACCTCGGCCCGGGCCGGCGGGGAAATTGCTGCCATGAATGCCTTCTCCGGAAAGGTCCGGGCATTCGATCGGTCCGCCCTTCCCCACGGGATCTATACCACCCCGCAGGTTGCCGGGGTGGGTATGACCGAAGAAAAAGCCATCCAGGCGGGTCTTCTGGTGGAAACACGGTGCATCAGCATGGACCAGCTGGCAAAGACCGCCATTGCCGGGGATACAAGGGGCACCGTGAAGATCATTGCAGAACGCGGCACCGGGCGTATCCTCGGCGTGCACATCTGTGCCCCGCTTGCAACCGAGATGATCCCGGCAGGAGTGCTCGCGGTAAAGTACCGGCTTTCCGTTACGGACGTTGCCGACACCCTGTTCGTGTTTCCTACCGAGACCGAAGCCCTCCTGCGGTGTGCCCGGGCATTCCGGGGAAGGGATGCCGGTTGTGGGGGCATCCGGTAA
- a CDS encoding DUF2769 domain-containing protein gives MERKEGIRLCICGMCPSFVDCNEEIAYCLAVSQKSSCITEEQGCLCPGCPVLEKEGFSHVYYCTRGSEADQRTAR, from the coding sequence ATGGAACGAAAAGAAGGGATTCGGCTCTGTATCTGCGGGATGTGCCCGAGTTTTGTTGACTGCAACGAAGAGATTGCGTACTGCCTCGCGGTATCGCAGAAGAGTTCGTGCATAACCGAGGAACAGGGCTGTCTCTGCCCGGGCTGCCCGGTACTGGAGAAGGAAGGTTTTTCCCATGTCTACTACTGTACCCGCGGAAGTGAAGCTGACCAGCGAACCGCCCGGTAA
- a CDS encoding NAD(P)H-dependent oxidoreductase → MSTTVPAEVKLTSEPPGNTWKCHVCGFVWRHEFPPEECPQCASRGREFEEISAKKKLRYDGGKFDVLLLNGSSHRANNTGYLLDLVEEQLRERGVSYRRYNLNEFAINHCWCCYSMRDNACRYPCRDQLDDMPAFHEMIIAAKAVIVGSPINWNNMSARLKDFLDRLNCIQNLYLLKKPGLTEGKIVGITVSGHEDGATKAAMDIFLYFQQMGYVLAPFGISYRIHGAQYNTITDTEFLKNDPLVILKVKGMADNVVEMLNLDIEEKLKGNLVPICE, encoded by the coding sequence ATGTCTACTACTGTACCCGCGGAAGTGAAGCTGACCAGCGAACCGCCCGGTAATACCTGGAAATGCCATGTCTGCGGCTTCGTCTGGCGGCATGAGTTTCCCCCGGAAGAATGCCCGCAGTGCGCCAGCAGGGGACGGGAATTCGAGGAGATATCGGCAAAGAAGAAGCTCCGGTACGATGGCGGGAAATTCGATGTCCTCCTCCTCAACGGCAGCAGCCACCGGGCAAACAATACCGGGTACCTGCTGGATCTTGTCGAGGAGCAGCTCCGGGAACGCGGGGTGAGTTACCGGCGGTATAACCTCAATGAATTTGCCATCAACCACTGCTGGTGCTGTTACAGCATGCGGGACAATGCCTGCCGGTACCCGTGCCGGGACCAGCTCGATGACATGCCCGCTTTCCACGAGATGATCATTGCAGCAAAGGCCGTGATCGTCGGATCACCCATAAACTGGAACAACATGTCTGCCCGGCTCAAGGATTTTCTTGACCGGCTCAACTGTATCCAGAACCTGTACCTGCTGAAAAAACCCGGGCTCACCGAGGGAAAGATCGTGGGCATCACGGTCTCGGGCCATGAAGACGGGGCAACAAAGGCTGCCATGGACATTTTCCTGTACTTCCAGCAGATGGGGTACGTGCTTGCCCCGTTTGGCATCTCATACCGGATCCATGGTGCCCAGTACAACACCATCACCGATACCGAGTTCCTCAAAAATGATCCGCTCGTGATCCTGAAAGTCAAAGGCATGGCAGACAATGTTGTCGAGATGCTGAATCTCGATATCGAGGAAAAACTCAAGGGGAACCTGGTCCCTATCTGCGAGTGA
- the cooS gene encoding anaerobic carbon-monoxide dehydrogenase catalytic subunit has protein sequence MAEEPKPVLIRERLDVCELDRARMSLLNPALIAQKLEARTIDENAKPLLEMTMKEGIETVWDRFEMQQPSCKYCEAGTSCSRCTMGPCRIIPPHRIRGVCGADADLIVARNLLDMIATGSAAHSDHGRDIVETLYLVGTGKTKDYGIADPEKLRRLCGEYGIATDGLSSENLAAELGRAMLEEYGMVKNTLQLLNRAPKGTRDIWNTLGISPRGIDREVVDSMHRIQMGVGADYVGMLLQGLRCSLSDGWGGSMMGTDVSDILFGTPSILTSRVNLAVLREDHVNIAVHGHNPVLSEMVVQATADPELVALAKKNGAQGINLVGLCCTGSELLMRKGIPMSGNHLNQELVITTGALEAMIVDYQCIFPSLPRTASCYHTLIISTSSKATIPGSYFFDFSPDNGYLTAKAIVRMAVENFKNRNPQRVLIPGEPVPLMTGFSNEAIKNALGGSFKPLIDLIAAGKIRGAVGIVGCNNPHIKHDFAHVTLSKELIKRNILCVETGCAAIASGKAGLLRPEAAALAGDDLRAVCESLKIPPVLHMGSCVDNSRILVLASELGNALNVPIHKLPIAGAAPEWYSQKAVSIGAYFVASGVYTVLGVMPHISGSPAVVSLLTEGLKGAVNASFAVEPDPVKAADLIAGHIERKRTELGI, from the coding sequence ATGGCTGAAGAACCAAAACCAGTGCTGATCCGGGAACGGCTCGATGTCTGCGAGCTGGATCGGGCCCGGATGTCCCTTCTGAATCCCGCGCTGATTGCGCAGAAACTGGAAGCGAGAACTATCGATGAGAATGCAAAACCGCTCCTTGAAATGACGATGAAGGAGGGTATCGAGACCGTCTGGGACCGGTTCGAAATGCAGCAGCCTTCCTGCAAGTACTGCGAGGCGGGAACCTCCTGCTCCCGGTGCACCATGGGCCCGTGCCGGATCATCCCGCCCCACCGGATCCGCGGTGTCTGCGGTGCCGATGCAGACCTGATCGTTGCCCGCAACCTGCTGGACATGATCGCTACCGGCTCGGCAGCCCATTCCGATCATGGCCGGGATATTGTCGAGACCCTGTACCTGGTCGGAACCGGCAAGACAAAGGACTACGGTATTGCCGACCCGGAGAAACTGCGCCGGCTCTGCGGGGAATATGGCATCGCGACCGACGGCCTGAGTTCAGAGAACCTTGCCGCGGAACTCGGCCGGGCCATGCTCGAAGAGTACGGGATGGTGAAAAACACCCTCCAGCTTCTGAACCGTGCCCCGAAAGGGACCCGTGATATCTGGAATACGCTGGGGATCTCCCCGCGGGGAATTGACCGTGAAGTAGTGGACTCCATGCACCGGATCCAGATGGGTGTGGGAGCTGATTATGTCGGCATGCTGCTACAGGGACTCCGATGCAGCCTCTCTGATGGCTGGGGCGGGTCGATGATGGGTACCGATGTTTCCGACATCCTGTTCGGCACGCCGTCGATCCTGACTTCCCGGGTCAACCTTGCCGTGCTCAGGGAAGATCACGTCAACATCGCCGTCCACGGCCACAACCCTGTGCTCTCCGAGATGGTCGTGCAGGCAACTGCCGATCCCGAACTCGTGGCGCTTGCAAAGAAAAATGGCGCACAGGGAATCAACCTCGTGGGCCTCTGCTGTACGGGCAGCGAGCTCCTGATGCGCAAGGGCATCCCGATGTCCGGTAACCACTTAAACCAGGAACTGGTCATCACCACCGGCGCTCTTGAAGCAATGATTGTCGATTACCAGTGCATTTTCCCCTCGCTCCCGCGAACCGCGAGCTGCTACCACACGCTCATCATCTCGACGAGCTCCAAGGCAACTATCCCGGGATCGTACTTCTTCGATTTCAGCCCCGACAACGGTTACCTGACTGCAAAAGCTATTGTCCGGATGGCCGTCGAAAACTTCAAAAACCGGAACCCGCAGCGGGTGCTGATCCCCGGTGAGCCCGTCCCGCTGATGACCGGTTTCTCCAATGAAGCGATCAAGAATGCACTCGGCGGTTCGTTCAAGCCGCTTATCGACCTGATTGCGGCCGGTAAGATACGGGGTGCTGTCGGCATTGTCGGGTGCAACAACCCGCACATCAAGCACGACTTTGCGCACGTCACCCTGTCAAAAGAACTCATTAAGAGAAACATCCTCTGTGTCGAGACCGGCTGTGCTGCAATAGCCTCCGGAAAAGCCGGGCTCCTCCGGCCGGAAGCGGCGGCGCTTGCCGGTGACGACCTGCGGGCAGTCTGCGAGTCCCTGAAGATCCCGCCGGTGCTCCACATGGGCTCCTGCGTTGACAACTCCCGCATCCTTGTGCTTGCATCCGAACTCGGAAATGCGCTCAATGTCCCGATCCACAAGCTGCCCATAGCCGGCGCAGCACCGGAATGGTACTCCCAGAAAGCGGTTTCTATCGGTGCGTACTTTGTAGCATCCGGGGTGTATACCGTGCTTGGTGTGATGCCGCATATCTCGGGCAGCCCGGCCGTGGTCTCGCTCTTAACCGAGGGTCTCAAAGGTGCGGTGAACGCGAGTTTCGCCGTGGAACCCGATCCGGTGAAGGCAGCGGATCTCATTGCCGGCCACATCGAGCGGAAACGGACCGAGCTGGGGATATGA
- a CDS encoding ferredoxin has protein sequence MKIIIDRQNCVSCGTCWESCPAFFEQDPDDSFSRVLEKFRLDGSKAEGTPPADAEACAVDAVDLCPASVITVEQ, from the coding sequence ATGAAAATTATCATTGACCGACAAAACTGCGTGAGCTGCGGTACGTGCTGGGAATCCTGCCCGGCATTTTTTGAACAGGATCCGGACGATTCATTCAGCCGGGTCCTGGAAAAATTCCGGCTGGACGGAAGCAAAGCAGAGGGGACACCTCCTGCGGATGCGGAAGCGTGTGCAGTCGATGCCGTGGATCTCTGCCCGGCTTCGGTCATCACGGTCGAACAGTAA
- a CDS encoding cupredoxin family copper-binding protein, translating to MSACAIMLILACLFAGCTSYSSTPGPATTMAVTPAPATGANTIAIKNFAFSPATLTVKAGTTVTWTNADGTSHTVVSDAGAPSAFTSPSIANGASFPFTFTQAGTYPYHCSIHPSMTGTIIVQS from the coding sequence TTGTCAGCCTGTGCAATCATGCTGATCCTTGCCTGCCTTTTTGCAGGTTGTACTTCCTATTCATCTACGCCGGGGCCGGCAACAACCATGGCAGTAACACCGGCTCCTGCAACCGGTGCAAACACGATCGCCATCAAAAACTTCGCGTTCAGCCCGGCAACCCTGACCGTGAAAGCAGGAACAACCGTCACCTGGACGAACGCTGACGGAACATCGCACACGGTCGTGTCCGATGCCGGGGCCCCGTCTGCGTTCACTTCCCCCTCGATTGCAAACGGGGCATCATTCCCGTTCACGTTCACCCAGGCCGGGACCTACCCGTACCACTGTTCGATCCACCCCTCGATGACGGGAACGATCATCGTGCAGTCATAA
- a CDS encoding 4Fe-4S binding protein, which produces MQVTARIRRSIAAVLLTSGLAYPACAAVCPKGIGGCTAPGRCFLYVDADTNSLCDYTGRTSSQGTTSPVSSRPGTSAQAAVAPVPDPTTTQAATAPASASSVASVSPDTTTAVLQNSSSGGFLDTIHLSVPLAEVILFLIFTGILFALIRTDIIGIRIKGTPATLALSSLFGLGLSLITTSLLAGSTVAGTVYALVYMAPGTLLVAYLWYKGAMTRQIVLLAAALGTIAGFVFLAPIMPMELGGIVSIATGASALSLGIIVICAVIVLALVVGRTFCGSICPVGSLQELAYAVPGRKIVLRHTEILEIVRLVLFIATAVAAVYLIDLMAYTGIYDLFSLTLAGGMATAAGLILLSAFLYRPVCRILCPFGVLFSIFAEFSRFRLRRTENCIGCKKCERACPALTAGKNDAKRECYLCGRCTAVCPVETALSYRR; this is translated from the coding sequence ATGCAGGTTACCGCCAGAATCCGGAGATCCATAGCAGCAGTCCTCCTTACCTCAGGGCTCGCATATCCTGCCTGTGCCGCGGTCTGCCCCAAGGGAATCGGGGGATGTACTGCCCCGGGCAGGTGCTTCCTCTATGTCGATGCCGACACCAATTCCCTGTGCGATTATACCGGGCGGACCAGCTCGCAGGGCACAACCAGCCCGGTTTCATCCCGCCCCGGGACATCGGCCCAGGCTGCCGTTGCACCAGTACCGGATCCCACGACCACACAGGCAGCAACTGCCCCTGCATCTGCATCATCCGTTGCCTCAGTGAGTCCTGATACAACTACCGCAGTCCTCCAGAATTCCTCATCCGGAGGATTCCTGGATACGATCCACCTGTCCGTACCCCTGGCCGAAGTGATCCTCTTCCTCATCTTTACAGGAATCCTCTTTGCCCTCATCCGTACGGACATTATTGGGATCCGGATCAAGGGCACGCCTGCCACCCTCGCTCTCTCATCACTCTTCGGCCTCGGCCTCTCGCTCATCACAACATCCCTCCTTGCCGGAAGCACGGTTGCAGGGACCGTGTATGCCCTCGTCTACATGGCGCCCGGGACCCTGCTCGTCGCGTACCTCTGGTATAAAGGCGCAATGACCCGGCAGATCGTGCTTCTCGCAGCAGCACTCGGCACCATTGCCGGTTTTGTCTTCCTTGCACCCATCATGCCCATGGAGCTCGGGGGGATCGTCAGCATTGCAACCGGTGCCTCGGCCTTGAGCCTGGGTATCATCGTAATCTGTGCAGTCATCGTGCTGGCACTCGTTGTTGGCAGGACATTCTGCGGCAGCATCTGCCCGGTGGGATCGCTGCAGGAGCTGGCCTATGCCGTGCCGGGGAGAAAGATTGTCCTGCGGCATACGGAGATCCTTGAGATAGTCAGGCTGGTCCTTTTCATTGCAACAGCCGTTGCTGCGGTATATCTCATCGACCTGATGGCGTACACCGGGATCTATGATCTCTTCTCCCTCACGCTCGCAGGAGGAATGGCAACCGCAGCCGGCCTTATTCTTCTCTCAGCATTCCTGTACCGCCCGGTCTGCCGGATCCTCTGCCCGTTCGGGGTCCTCTTCTCCATCTTCGCAGAGTTCAGCCGGTTCCGGCTCCGGCGCACGGAGAACTGCATCGGGTGCAAAAAATGCGAAAGGGCCTGCCCTGCTTTAACGGCGGGAAAGAACGATGCGAAACGGGAATGTTACCTCTGCGGCCGGTGCACCGCGGTCTGCCCGGTCGAGACGGCACTCAGCTACCGCCGGTGA